GCTTTGGAGGACCTAAACAATCTCAAAATGCAGGCAGAGGAAGCAGAAAGGCGAATGAAGCAAGCCGAGGTTGAGAAGGAACGGCAGATCAAGGTGGCCCACGAGGCAGCGCAGAAAAGCGCCGCTGTCGAGCTCCAGAACAAGCGCATGTCCTTCGTTGCAAAGACTTCAAAGCTGGAAGAGTCTCTCAAGCAAGAGCATGGCACTGTTATTCAACTCAAAGAAGAGGCAGAACGTCTCAAGAGGCTACAAGAGGAGGCTGACAAGGCCAGAGAGGAAGCTGAGAAGGAGCTGGAAAAGTGGAGGCAGAAGGCCAATGAGGCTCTCCGACTCAGACTCCAGGCAGAAGAGGAGGCACATAAGAAGACTGTTGCCCAGGAGGAGGCTGAAAAACAGAAGGACGACGCCGAACGAGAGGCTAAGAAGAGGACCAAAGCAGAGGAGTCTGCTCTGAAACAGAAGGACATGGCTGAGCAGGAGCTCGAGAGGCAGAGGAAACTGGCTGACACCACGGCACAGCAGAAATTCACTGCAGAGCAAGAGCTTATTCGTTTAAGGGCTGACTTCGACCACGCAGACCAACAGCGATCTCTACTTGACGACGAACTCTACCGTCTCAAAAACGAGGTCAGTGCTGCGGAGCAGCAAAGGAAACACCTTGAAGATGAACTTGctaaagtgaaaagtgaaatgGATATCCTTCTGAAACTGAAGACCAAGGCTGATAAAGAGAGCATGTCCAACACAGAAAAGAGTAAACAGCTGCTTGTGGCAGAGGCTGCAAAAATGCGAGACCTTGCTGAGGAAGCATCCAAGCTTCGTGCCATTGTTGAGGAGgcaaagagacagaggcagattgCTGAGGATGAAGCCGCCCGACAAAGagcagaggctgagagaatcCTGAAAGAGAAACTTGCAGCAATTAATGAGGCGACTCGCCTCAAAACTGAAGCTGAGATTGCCCTTAAAGAAAAGGAAGCGGAGAATGAACGCCTCAGGAGGAAAGCTGAAGATGAAGCTTACCAGAGGAAAGCTCTTGAAGATCAGGCCAGCCAGCACAAACAAGACATTGAAGAAAAGATAGTCCTACTTAAGAAGTCCTCTGAAGCTGAactggagagacagaaaacCATTGTTGATGATACTCACAAACAAAGACGAATTGTGGAGGAGGAGATTCGCATCCTCAAGCTTAACTTTGAGAAAGCCTCATCTGGAAAGCTTGATTTGGAGCTGGAACTAAACAAACTCAAGAACATCGCAGACGAAACTCAGCAAACCAAAATCCAGGctgagaaagaggcagagaagatGAGGAAGCTTGCATTAGAGGAGGAAAAACGAAGGAGAGAAGCAGAAGATAAAGTTAAGAAAATTGCTGCTGCAGAACAAGAGGCAGCTCGTCAACGCCAGGCAGCCCAGGAAGAAGTTGAACGCCTCAAAAAGAAAGCTACTGAGGCCAATATACAAAAAGAGGAGGCAGACAAAGAGGCAGAACGGCAAATCCTTTCAGCTAAAGAAGCAGCACAGAAATGCAGTGCAGCAGAACAGCAAGTGCAAAGCATCCTTGTCCAGCAAAAAGAGGACAGCCTTGTTCAGAAGAAGCTGAGACAAGAATTTGAGAAGGCTAAAAAGGTAGCAAAAGAAGCAGAAAAAGCTAAAGAGAAAGCTGAGAAAGAGGCTGCTCTCCTTCGTCAACAAGCTGAGGAAGCTGAACGCCAGAAGCAAGCAGCAGAGGTGGAAGCTGCCAACCAAGGCAAAGCTCAAGAGGATgctgagagactgagaaaggCGGCAGAGTTGGAGGCTGCAAAGAGAGCccaagcagaggcagcagcgaTCAAACAGAAGCAACATGCCGATGCTGAGATGGCCAAACACAAGAAACTGGCAGAGAAAACCATAAAACAAAAATCTCAAGTTGAGCAAGAACTTGCCAAGGTCAAACTGCAGCTTGATGAGACAGATAACCAGAAGTCTCTTCTGGATGATGAGCTCCAACGCCTTAAGGATGAGGTCGGTGAGGCTTCTAAGCAGAAGGCTCAAGTAGAAGAAGAGCTGTTCAAAGTCAAAGTTCAGATGGAGGAACTGATGAAATTGAAGCAGAGAATTGTGGAGGAGAACCAGCGCCTTAtcaaaaaagacaaagataaCTCACAGAAGTTTCTTGCTGAAGAGGCCGAGAACATGAAGAAGCTGGCTGAGGAAGCTGCCAGGCTTAGTGTCGAGGCTCAGGAGGCCGCTCGCATGAGAGAAATTGCAGAGGATGATCTTGCTCAACAACGGACCCTCGCAGAAAAGGTCCTTAAAGAAAAGAAGCAAGCCATCCAGGAGGCCTCTAAACTTAGAGCTGAGGCAGAAATGCTCCAGAGACAGAAGCAACAAGCTCAGGAACAGGCTCAGAAGCTGCTAGAGGACAAGCAGCAAATGCAGCAACGTCTGGATGACGAGATGGAAGGCTTTCAGAAATCCTTGGAAACTGAGCGCCAGAGGCAGTTGCAGATAACAGCTGAGGCAGAGAAACTCAAACTGCAGGTGTCTCAGCTCAGCGATGCTCAGGCCAAAGCTGAGGCAGATGCCAAAAAGTTCAAGAAACAGGCCGACGAGATCAGTGCCCGTCTGCACGAGACAGAGCTTGCGACCAAAGAGAAGATGACTGTTGTGCAGACGCTCGAAGTGCAGAGGCTGAGCAGTAACAAAGAGGCCGATGAGCTGcgcaaagccatcactgacctcGAGAAAGAGAAGTCTAGACTGAAAAGAGATGCAGAGGACTTACAAAATAAGTCCAAAGAGGTATTGTGTTCAAAGATGGCATATAAGCGCAGCTTATGTCATTGTTAACCCCTTCCTGTAACGCTTTCTCAGTTTGAAAATACTTCCTTTAACAAAATACTCTCCCTTTTCCTTACACTAAGAATGAATAATGTGATGAATTATGATATTCTGAATCAATCTTTGAATGCCACTATACATAttatttcaattacattttaagtATGCTCTCTGAAGACGTGGAATGTTCGCATAGCATGTGTTAAAATACCATATATCTTCTTGTTTTGAGTGATTTACTTTGTGAAGAACAACAATATCATGTCActcattttattctttttctcCCTACTCCAGGTTGCGAACGCGCAACAGGAACAGATGAAGCAGGAGAAGACACTCCTTCAGCAGTCCTTCATTGCTGAGAAAGAAGAACTACTAAAAAAAGAGAAGCTCATTGAAGATGAGAAGAAGAAGCTAGAGAGCCAGTTTGAAGAGGAGGTCCGAAAGGGAAAGGCTCTCAAAGATGAGCAGGAACAGCAGAGGaagcagatggaggaggagaagaagaaactCAAGGCCACCATGGATGCTGCCCTCAAGAAACAACAGGAAGCAGAGCAGGACATGCTGAATAAGCAGAAAGAGATGCAGGATCTAGCCAAGAAAAAGCTGGACCAGGAGAAATTGCTTGAAGATGAAAACAAGAAGCTCCGTGAGAAGTTGCAACATCTTGAAGAGATTCAGCAGCAAGCATCTCTTACCCGTGAGATCCAGATTCAAACAGATGAGGTCCCTGAAGGTGAACTGGTTCACATGACCATGGTAGAGACAACAAGGAAAGTCCTCAATGGTCAAAGCACAGGTGATGAAGTTGACAGCAGAAATGGGGAGTCTCCTTTGTCATTTGATGGCATTCGTGAGAAGGTACCTGCAAGTAGACTCTTTGATGTTGGACTTCTGACCAAGAAAGAGTTTGATAAATTGAAGAAGGGCAAAACCACCGTGCAGGACCTCAGCCAAACAGACAAACTTAAGACAATTCTCAAGGGAAATAACTGCATTGCTGGCCTCCTAGTGCATCCAAACCAGAAGATGTCCATCTATCAAGCcatgaaagaaatgaaaattTCACAAAGCACTGGCTTAATTCTACTGGAAGCACAAGCAGCATCAGGCTTCGTAGTTGACCCCATCAAGAACAAGAAGCTTACAGTCAatgaagcagtgaaagagggactCGTAGGACCAGAACTGCACAACAAATTGCTCTCTGCTGAAAGAGCGGTCAGTGGTTACAAAGATCCTTACACAGGCGGAAAGATTTCAACCTTTGCGGCCATGAAGAAGGGTCTTATTGTGGAGAGTGAGGCCATCAGACTACTTGATGCTCAGATGGCCACAGGTGGAATCATCGATCCAGTCAACAGTCACCGTGTGCCAATTGAAACTGCCCTCAAACAGGGTTATCTGGACGCAGACATGAAGAAAATCCTGGAGAAACCCACAGATGACACCAAAGGATTCTTTGACCCAAATACCCAGGAAAACCTCACCTACAAACAGCTGATGGAAAGATGTACTACAGATCCTGAAACAGGGTTGATGATCCTGCCCATCTCAGAGAATGCTGCTCTCAGTGCAAGAACATATACTGATGAAGAAGCAAAGGATGTcttcaacaaaacaaatatcTCTGTACCTTTTGGAAAATTCAAGGGAAAAACTATTACAATCTGGGAAATCATCAACTCTGAGTACTTCACAGATGACCAGAGAAAGGATCTCATCCGCCAGTACAAGACAGGGAAAATCACAATTGAGAAAATTATCAAGATTGTCATAACTGTtgctgaggagaaagagaaaaagaatgaaattGCTTTTGATGGTTTGAGAGCACCTGTGCCTGCCACTGAGCTCTTGGAATCCAAAATCATTGACAAAGACCTGTTCAACAAACTACACAAAGGCAATAAAACAGTCAAGGAAGTGTCTGAGATGGACCATGTTCACAAGTCTTTGAAAGGCACCAACTGCATTGCTGGTGTAGTTATCGACTCAACTAAAGAAACACTGTCCTTCTATCAAGCCTTGAAGCGGGAGGTGGTGAGACCCACTCATGCTTTAAATATGCTGGAAGCACAGGCTGCAACTGGGTTCATGGTTGACCCTGTCAATAATCAGAAGCACACAGTTGATGAGGCTGTTAAGGCAGGTTTAGTTGGTCCTGAACTTCATGAAAAACTGTTGTCTGCTGAAAGAGCTGTCACTGGCTACAAGGATCCTTACACTGGCAAGACTGTGTCTTTGTTTGAGGCAATGAAAAAGGACCTCATCAATAAAGATCAGGGAATCCGACTTCTTGATGCACAGATGACGACAGGTGGTATTATTGACCCAGTGAAAAGTCATCGCATTCCCCATGATGTGGCCTGCAAACGGGGATACTTTGATGATCAGACAAACAAGCTGCTAAACAATCCAACAGATGACATCAAGGGTTTCTATGACCCCAACACTCAAGAAAATGTCACATATCTGCAACTCCAAAAGCGGTGTGTCACAGACAAAAAGACGGGCCTTCAGCTTCTGCCCCTCTCTGATCAAGCTATCAACTCAAAAGAGgagcacaaatacacagaggcacagaccaAAGATGCCATGAATCAGGCAACAATGGAGGTAGAAAGTGGACCCTTCAAAGGCAAAAAGGTCACTATCTGGCAGATGCTAAATTCTGAATACCTTACTGACGAGCAAAGACAAGATCTGATTAGACAGTACAGAACAGGCAAATTCACAATTGAAAAAATCATAAAGATTGTGATCACAGTCATTAATGAAAAAGAAGCAATGAAACAGGAGAAAGGCAACTTTAAAGGACTCAGAACTATGGTACCAGGCAAGTCACTGCTCGACTCTAAGATCATTGACAAAGCAACGTTTGATGCAGTTCAGCAAGGCAAGAAGACAGCAGCAGAAGTTAGCAAAGATAAATCTGTCAATAAATACCTACAAGGTTCAGACAGCATTGCTGGTATCTACAATGACCAGACTAAAGAGAAGCTCAGTATATACCAAGCCATGAAGAAAACGCTCCTCAGACAGACCACGGGTGTGGCACTGCTTGAAGCTCAGGCAGCCACGGGATTCATTGTAGACCCACTGAAAAATCAGTTCTTGACTGTGGATGAAGCTGTGAAATCAGGCCTTGTCGGTCCCGAACTTCATGAGAAACTGCTCTCTGCTGAAAAAGCAGTCACAGGCTACAAAGACCCATACACTGGAAACAAAATTGCCCTCTTTCAAGCCATGCAGAAAGAACTAATTCCAAAGGACCAAGCAATGCCCCTCCTTGAGGCACAGATGGTCACTGGTGGAATCATTGATCCAGTAAACAGCCACCGTCTTCCAAATGATGTGGCCATCCAGCGTGGATTCTACAGTAAAGAAATGGCCAACACTCTCTCTGAACCTACAGATGACAACAAGAGGTTCTCTGACCCCACTTCAGATATGAATGTGTCATACAAGCAGCTGAAAGATAAATGCATGAGTGACCCAGACACAGGACTTTGCCTGCTGACTCTCTCCAAGCCACAATCACCAACAATAGTTGAAAAGACTTACCTGTACACCGAGGAACAGACCCAGCATGACCTATCTGGCACCCAGGTTGATATTCCAATTGAAGGCTTTGGTGACAAGCCCATGTCCCTTTGGGATATCATGAGCTCAAATCTGATCCCAGAATCAGAAAGGGCTAAACTCATGGAAGAATACCGGGCTGGCCAAATAACAAAGGAACGCATGATAATCATCATCATCGAGATCATGGAACAGAGAGAAATCATCCGAGGGGAGAACGTCAAAACATGCAATACAATTAGACGAAGAATTACTATTGAAGAGCTCTACAGTGCTCGCGTCATTGACCAAGAAACCTACAACCTGCTGAAACAAGAGAAGAAGACCATCCGTGAGATCATGGAGATGCAGAGTgtgaaaaaatatttgtatggcACAGGCAGTGTTGCTGGTGTCATGTCAGACTCTAACAACAAGATCGGCATTTACCAGGCAATGAAGAGGGGCCTCATGAAGTCTGAAGTAGCTATGACTCTCTTGGAGGCTCAGGCTGCAACTGGATTCATGGTTGATCCTGTCAAAAATGAAATGCTCACAGTTGATGAGGCTGTCCGTAAAGGTGTAGTTGGCCCAGAGATCCACGACAGACTTCTCTCTGCTGAAAGGGCAGTAACTGGTTACAGAGACCCATACAGTGGCaagatcatctctctcttccaagcAGTGAAAAAGAACCTTGTCACTGAGGAATATGCTCTAAAGCTTCTTGAAGCTCAAACAGCCACAGGTGGTATTATGGACCCTGAGTTCAACTTCCACCTTCCTTCAGATGTTGCCACAGGCCGTGGTTACATTAACAGGGAGACAATGGAGAGGCTGTCTGATGAGGTGAAGGGATATGTGGACCCCCTTACAGAAGAAGAGATTTCCTATGCAAATCTGCTCAAGAGATGTAAGGTTGATCCTGAAACTGGCCTGCGTTTCCTCTCACTTGCCGACAGAAGGCTGATGTTCAAGGGTCTTAGAAAGCAGATCACCATGGAGGAGCTGTTCCGCTCACAGATCATTGACCAGAAGACCCTCACAGAACTGAATGAAGGTCTGGTGAGTGTAGAGGAAATCAGCAGTAGACTCCAAAAATATATTGAAGGCGAAAGTTGTATTGCTGGAGTGTATGTGGAGACCAACAGAGAGCGTCTCTCCATCTACCAAGCCATGAAGAAGAATATGATCAGACCAGGGACAGCTTTTGAGCTGCTTGAGGCCCAAGCCGCAACAGGCTATGTTATTGACCCAATCAAGAACCTTAAACTGACAGTCAATGAATCTGTGAGGATGGGCATTGTGGGTCCAGAATTTAAAGACAAGCTTCTCTCTGCAGAACGGGCCGTGACAGGCTACAAAGATCCTTACTCAGGCaagaccatctctctcttccaggcCATGAAGAAAGGTCTCATTCTAAAAGATCATGGCATCCGTCTCCTTGAAGCCCAGATTGCCACAGGAGGAATCATTGATCCAGAGGAGAGTCATCGCTTGCCAGTAGAGGTGGCTTACAAACGTGGCTTCTTTGATGAGGAAATGAATGAGATCCTCACTGACCCATCTGATGACACCAAGGGATTCTTTGATCCCAACACTGAAGAGAATTTAACTTACCTAGGGTTGATGGAGAGATGCATTACAGATCCAGACACTGGCCTTGTGCTCTTGCTGCTGAAAGAGAAGAAACGAGAAAGAAAGGCATCCTCAAAGTCCTCCGTGCGCAAACGCAGAGTGGTCATTGTGGACCCAGAGTCTGGCAAAGAGATGTCAGTGTACGAAGCGTACCGTAAAGAGCTCATTGACCATCAGACCTACCTGGAATTGTCAGAGCAGGAATGTGAGTGGGAAGAGGTTACCATCACTTCATCTGATGGCTCTGTGAAGTCTATCATCATTGACAGGAGATCAGGCCGGCAATATGACATTGATGACGCCCTTGCCCGAGCTCTCATTGACCAGTCCTCTCTGGATCAGTACCGCTCCGGAAACTTGGCCATCACTGAATTTGCTGACATGCTATCTGGAAATATGGGTGGCTTCCGTTCCCGATCCTCCTCCATCGGATCGACCTCCTCCACCTCAATCAGAACCCCTGCCACCATATGGAATGATCCAACAGAGGTCACTGGCCCAGTGGCTGGAATTCTGGACACTGACACCTTAGAGAAAGTCTCAATCACTGAGGCTATGCACAGGAATCTGGTTGACAACATCACTGGCCAGAGACTGCTGGAGGCACAGGCTTGCACTGGAGGCATAATTGATCCTGCAACAGGGGAGAAATTCTCTGTCGCTGATGCAACTGAGAAGGATCTTGTTGATAAGATAATGGTTGACAGATTAAACCTGGCTCAGAAAGCCTTCAATGGCTTTGAGGACCCCAGAACTAAAGTGAGGATGTCTGCCTCCCAAGCCCTCAAGAAAGGTTGGCTGTATTATGAAGCTGGTCAGCGATTTCTGGAAGTGCAATACCTCACTGGTGGTCTCATAGAACCAGATGTTGAGGGAAGAGTTTCTTTAGAGGAGGCCATCAGAAAGAGTACCATTGATGCTCGCACTGCCCAAAAGCTAAGAGATGTAAGTGCCTACTCTAAATACCTGACCTGCCCAAAAACCAAACTCAAGATTTCTTATAAAGATGCCATGGACAGAAGTATGGTTGAGGAAGGATCTGGCTTGCGACTTCTGGAAGCTTCATCCCAGTCTAGCAAAGGCCTGTACAGTCCTTACAACGTAAGTGGCTCTGGGTCTGCCTCCGGCTCTCGCTCTGGCTCAAGGACAGGGTCAAGATCTGGCTCAAGAAGGAGCAGCTTTGATGCCACTGGTTCTAGCTTTAGCATGAatttctcctcatcctcattgACATCCACCAGCTACGGCCGAAGATACAATGCAGGACCTGACAGTGGCATCAACATGGATGAACTAGCCCAGGCCATTACAGCACTGTCTATGATCAGGCCCACCATTCAAGGCTGCAGTTCAGAGGAGCTTAGCTCTTTCACAACATTTCTACCCCTTCACACCTCAGTGGCTTAAAAATGATATTCAAAAGGAGGACAACAAAGACATATTTATTCAGCTTTGCATGTGGTTGCTTTAGGAAATTGCATTCCGAAAACtaccatttttttctttttggattATTAAGCTCCAACTCTACATAGTATGGATGCTTAAAACTATGCATACCTGTCCGGCCTTAAGTGgttattattttgtatctatttttttcCTGCAGTTTCATATAATATTCAATAGGGTAGTATTTTAAAATAACATG
The DNA window shown above is from Clupea harengus chromosome 11, Ch_v2.0.2, whole genome shotgun sequence and carries:
- the LOC105905367 gene encoding plectin-like isoform X10, coding for MSSQKKYRNVSTDSNGQQREASDDGFYQGMLKSMDGRKDERDRVQKKTFTKWVNKHLMKHWKAEAQRHVSDLYEDLRDGHNLISLLEVLSGETLSREKDVVRNLRLPREKGRMRFHKLQNVQIALDFLRHRQVKLVNIRNDDIADGNPKLTLGLIWTIILHFQVSCSISDIQINGQSDDMSAKEKLLLWSQRMVEGYPGLRCDNFTTSWRDGKLFNAVIHKHEPRYIDMTKVFRQNNIENLEQAFNIAEKDLGVTRLLDPEDVDVPHPDEKSIITYVSSLYDAMPRVPDAQDGIKANELELRWQEYYELITILLQWMRHHIHYFEERKFPASYEEVEILWRQFLKFKETELPAKESDKNRSKHIYQSFEGAVQAGQIKVPPGYHPIDVEKEWGRLHVSILEREKLLRIEFERLERLQRIVGKVQMESGVCEEQLNQLESLLQSDIRLLSAGKSALHAAEVERDLDKADGMIRLLFNDVQILKDGRHLQAEQMYRRVYRLHERLVNLRSDYNLRLRSGAQATMVSQQSTMVSQQSSMVSQQRSTMKGRPELDEVTLRYTQDLLAWVEENQRRIDGGEWGSDLPTVESQLGSHRGLHQTVEDFRTKIERARADESQLSPISKGTYREYLGKLDLQYAKLLNSSKSRLRNLDQLHAYVTAATKELMWLNDKEEEEVNFDWSDRNSNMAAKKENYSGLMRDLEGRERKVNEIQATGDKLIKEGHPGKATVEAFTAALQTQWSWILQLCCCIEAHLKENTAHYQFFADVKETEETLKKRQETMKKKYTCDRSTTATRLEDLLQDAVEEKEQLNELKSQIASLSKRAKTIIQLKPRNPTIPIKGKFPIQAVCDFKQMEITVHKGDECALLNNSQPFKWKVLNRSGDEAVVPSVCFLVPPVNKEAVDSVSNLDSSLQQMTIHWQSLHINMRSLLAWQYLMKDITLIRSWNVVMFKSMRTEEYRLTLRNLEMHYQDFLRDSQDSQLFGADDRMQIEADYKKTSQHYENLLRTCEQGTVAKAKGEKDESVSKTYITQVKDLRLQIEDVESRTIARMRQPVDKDPLKDCFRKTAEQTKDHTKLQGIKKNLDVVAGKAEEVLAAPEQASSPVLRSELDITLQKMDQVYSLSTIYLEKLKTVDVVVRNTQGAEDVLKKYEDRLRDVHKVPTDVKEVEIYRTELKVMRKNAEGEQPVFDGLEGGLGKAASVSERMSRVHSERDAELEHYRQLHTSLQDRWQAVYAQIDLRLRELEQLGRQLGYYRESYDWLICWIADAKQRQEKIQAVPITDSKTLKEQLAQEKKLLEEIEKNKEKVDECQKYAKAYIDTIKDYELQLIAYKAQVEPLTSPLKKTKMDSASDNIIQEYVTLRTRYSELMTLTSQYIKFITDTQRRLEEEEKTTEKLKEEDRKKMAEMQAELDKQKQLAEGHAKAVAKAEKEAKELKLMMQEEVSKREVVALDAEKQKHNIQQELHELKNLSEQQIKSKSHQVEEALQSRTKIEEEIRIIRIQLETTVKQKGTAETELQQLRDKAAEAERLRKAAQEEAEKLRKQVSDETQKKRKAEEELKLKAEAEKEAAKLKQRALEDLNNLKMQAEEAERRMKQAEVEKERQIKVAHEAAQKSAAVELQNKRMSFVAKTSKLEESLKQEHGTVIQLKEEAERLKRLQEEADKAREEAEKELEKWRQKANEALRLRLQAEEEAHKKTVAQEEAEKQKDDAEREAKKRTKAEESALKQKDMAEQELERQRKLADTTAQQKFTAEQELIRLRADFDHADQQRSLLDDELYRLKNEVSAAEQQRKHLEDELAKVKSEMDILLKLKTKADKESMSNTEKSKQLLVAEAAKMRDLAEEASKLRAIVEEAKRQRQIAEDEAARQRAEAERILKEKLAAINEATRLKTEAEIALKEKEAENERLRRKAEDEAYQRKALEDQASQHKQDIEEKIVLLKKSSEAELERQKTIVDDTHKQRRIVEEEIRILKLNFEKASSGKLDLELELNKLKNIADETQQTKIQAEKEAEKMRKLALEEEKRRREAEDKVKKIAAAEQEAARQRQAAQEEVERLKKKATEANIQKEEADKEAERQILSAKEAAQKCSAAEQQVQSILVQQKEDSLVQKKLRQEFEKAKKVAKEAEKAKEKAEKEAALLRQQAEEAERQKQAAEVEAANQGKAQEDAERLRKAAELEAAKRAQAEAAAIKQKQHADAEMAKHKKLAEKTIKQKSQVEQELAKVKLQLDETDNQKSLLDDELQRLKDEVGEASKQKAQVEEELFKVKVQMEELMKLKQRIVEENQRLIKKDKDNSQKFLAEEAENMKKLAEEAARLSVEAQEAARMREIAEDDLAQQRTLAEKVLKEKKQAIQEASKLRAEAEMLQRQKQQAQEQAQKLLEDKQQMQQRLDDEMEGFQKSLETERQRQLQITAEAEKLKLQVSQLSDAQAKAEADAKKFKKQADEISARLHETELATKEKMTVVQTLEVQRLSSNKEADELRKAITDLEKEKSRLKRDAEDLQNKSKEVANAQQEQMKQEKTLLQQSFIAEKEELLKKEKLIEDEKKKLESQFEEEVRKGKALKDEQEQQRKQMEEEKKKLKATMDAALKKQQEAEQDMLNKQKEMQDLAKKKLDQEKLLEDENKKLREKLQHLEEIQQQASLTREIQIQTDEVPEGELVHMTMVETTRKVLNGQSTGDEVDSRNGESPLSFDGIREKVPASRLFDVGLLTKKEFDKLKKGKTTVQDLSQTDKLKTILKGNNCIAGLLVHPNQKMSIYQAMKEMKISQSTGLILLEAQAASGFVVDPIKNKKLTVNEAVKEGLVGPELHNKLLSAERAVSGYKDPYTGGKISTFAAMKKGLIVESEAIRLLDAQMATGGIIDPVNSHRVPIETALKQGYLDADMKKILEKPTDDTKGFFDPNTQENLTYKQLMERCTTDPETGLMILPISENAALSARTYTDEEAKDVFNKTNISVPFGKFKGKTITIWEIINSEYFTDDQRKDLIRQYKTGKITIEKIIKIVITVAEEKEKKNEIAFDGLRAPVPATELLESKIIDKDLFNKLHKGNKTVKEVSEMDHVHKSLKGTNCIAGVVIDSTKETLSFYQALKREVVRPTHALNMLEAQAATGFMVDPVNNQKHTVDEAVKAGLVGPELHEKLLSAERAVTGYKDPYTGKTVSLFEAMKKDLINKDQGIRLLDAQMTTGGIIDPVKSHRIPHDVACKRGYFDDQTNKLLNNPTDDIKGFYDPNTQENVTYLQLQKRCVTDKKTGLQLLPLSDQAINSKEEHKYTEAQTKDAMNQATMEVESGPFKGKKVTIWQMLNSEYLTDEQRQDLIRQYRTGKFTIEKIIKIVITVINEKEAMKQEKGNFKGLRTMVPGKSLLDSKIIDKATFDAVQQGKKTAAEVSKDKSVNKYLQGSDSIAGIYNDQTKEKLSIYQAMKKTLLRQTTGVALLEAQAATGFIVDPLKNQFLTVDEAVKSGLVGPELHEKLLSAEKAVTGYKDPYTGNKIALFQAMQKELIPKDQAMPLLEAQMVTGGIIDPVNSHRLPNDVAIQRGFYSKEMANTLSEPTDDNKRFSDPTSDMNVSYKQLKDKCMSDPDTGLCLLTLSKPQSPTIVEKTYLYTEEQTQHDLSGTQVDIPIEGFGDKPMSLWDIMSSNLIPESERAKLMEEYRAGQITKERMIIIIIEIMEQREIIRGENVKTCNTIRRRITIEELYSARVIDQETYNLLKQEKKTIREIMEMQSVKKYLYGTGSVAGVMSDSNNKIGIYQAMKRGLMKSEVAMTLLEAQAATGFMVDPVKNEMLTVDEAVRKGVVGPEIHDRLLSAERAVTGYRDPYSGKIISLFQAVKKNLVTEEYALKLLEAQTATGGIMDPEFNFHLPSDVATGRGYINRETMERLSDEVKGYVDPLTEEEISYANLLKRCKVDPETGLRFLSLADRRLMFKGLRKQITMEELFRSQIIDQKTLTELNEGLVSVEEISSRLQKYIEGESCIAGVYVETNRERLSIYQAMKKNMIRPGTAFELLEAQAATGYVIDPIKNLKLTVNESVRMGIVGPEFKDKLLSAERAVTGYKDPYSGKTISLFQAMKKGLILKDHGIRLLEAQIATGGIIDPEESHRLPVEVAYKRGFFDEEMNEILTDPSDDTKGFFDPNTEENLTYLGLMERCITDPDTGLVLLLLKEKKRERKASSKSSVRKRRVVIVDPESGKEMSVYEAYRKELIDHQTYLELSEQECEWEEVTITSSDGSVKSIIIDRRSGRQYDIDDALARALIDQSSLDQYRSGNLAITEFADMLSGNMGGFRSRSSSIGSTSSTSIRTPATIWNDPTEVTGPVAGILDTDTLEKVSITEAMHRNLVDNITGQRLLEAQACTGGIIDPATGEKFSVADATEKDLVDKIMVDRLNLAQKAFNGFEDPRTKVRMSASQALKKGWLYYEAGQRFLEVQYLTGGLIEPDVEGRVSLEEAIRKSTIDARTAQKLRDVSAYSKYLTCPKTKLKISYKDAMDRSMVEEGSGLRLLEASSQSSKGLYSPYNVSGSGSASGSRSGSRTGSRSGSRRSSFDATGSSFSMNFSSSSLTSTSYGRRYNAGPDSGINMDELAQAITALSMIRPTIQGCSSEELSSFTTFLPLHTSVA